Proteins encoded in a region of the Zea mays cultivar B73 chromosome 2, Zm-B73-REFERENCE-NAM-5.0, whole genome shotgun sequence genome:
- the LOC113687172 gene encoding Glycine--tRNA ligase, mitochondrial 1: MAASVPSAGGAGTMSRDAFRAAVTNTLERRLFFVPSFKIYGGVAGLYDYGPPGCAVKANVLAFWRQHFVLEEGMLEVDCPCVTPEVVLKASGHVDKFTDLMVKDEKTGNCYRADHLLKDFCKDKLEKDHTLSPEMAEEYNRVLAILDDLTAEQLGAKIREYKIVAPDTKNSLSDPYPFNLMFQTSIGPSGLSPGYMRPETAQGIFVNFKDLYYYNGNKLPFAAAQIGQAFRNEISPRQGLLRVREFTLAEIEHFVDPEDKSHPKFGDVSDLEFWMFPREDQMAGRSATRLKLGNSISEGTVNNETLGYFIGRVYLFLTQLGIDKDRLRFRQHLPNEMAHYAADCWDAEIECSYGWIECVGIADRSAYDLRAHSDKSGEKLEAHEKFAEPREVEKLVITPSKKELGLAFKGNQKLVVESLEAMTETEALDMKAALESRGEVEFKVCTLGKNVTIKKNMVSINIEKKKEHQRKFTPSVIEPSFGIGRIIYCLFEHCFYQRPGKTEDEQLNVFRFPPLVAPIKCTVFPLVKLEKFEAVAKKISKALTAAGISHIIDMTGNTIGKRYARTDEIGVPLAITVDHTTSVTVRDRDSKDQIRVDVDEVASVVKEVTDGQSTWADIMWRYPAHTASAADEDGAQP, translated from the exons ATGGCCGCGTCAGTCCCGTCGGCGGGTGGGGCGGGGACGATGAGCCGCGACGCGTTCCGCGCGGCCGTGACCAACACGCTGGAGCGCCGGCTCTTCTTCGTGCCCTCTTTCAAGATCTACGGCGGCGTCGCGGGGCTCTACGACTACGGACCCCCAGGTTGCGCTGTCAAAGCTAACGTCCTCGCATTCTGGCGCCAG CATTTTGTATTGGAGGAAGGGATGCTTGAGGTTGACTGTCCATGTGTGACGCCAGAAGTTGTCTTGAAAGCCTCTGGACATGTTGATAAATTTACAGACTTAAtggttaaagatgaaaagacaggcAACTGCTACCGTGCGgatcatttgctgaaggacttctgTAAGGATAAGCTTGAGAAAGATCACACATTGTCACCAGAGATGGCAGAAGAATACAATAGAGTTCTTGCTATCCTGGATGATCTCACTGCAGAACAATTGGGTGCTAAGATTAGGGAGTATAAGATTGTTGCTCCAGACACCAAGAACTCATTATCAGATCCATACCCTTTTAATCTCATGTTTCAAACTTCCATTGGACCATCAGGTTTGAGCCCAGG GTATATGAGGCCAGAGACAGCTCAGGGTATATTTGTGAACTTCAAAGACTTGTATTACTACAATGGCAATAAGCTGCCATTCGCTGCAGCCCAAATTGGTCAGGCCTTCAGGAATGAG ATATCTCCCCGTCAAGGCCTTTTGAGAGTCCGTGAGTTTACTTTAGCGGAAATTGAGCACTTTGTGGACCCAGAGGACAAATCCCATCCAAAGTTTGGTGATGTTTCTGATCTAGAGTTCTGGATGTTTCCGAGAGAGGATCAAATGGCAGGAAGGTCAGCCACAAGACTTAAACTCGGAAATTCTATATCTGAG GGAACTGTGAACAATGAGACCCTTGGCTACTTCATTGGAAGGGTCTACCTTTTCTTGACACAACTTGGGATTGACAAGGATCGTCTCCGTTTCCGTCAACACCTGCCAAATGAAATGGCTCATTATGCTGCTGATTGTTGGGATGCAGAGATTGAATGCTCCTATGGTTGGATTGAGTGTGTTGGAATTGCTGATAGGTCTGCCTATGACTTACGTGCCCACTCG GATAAAAGCGGCGAGAAACTTGAAGCACATGAGAAGTTTGCTGAACCCAGAGAAGTGGAG AAATTAGTTATAACGCCATCAAAGAAGGAACTTGGTCTTGCATTCAAAGGGAACCAGAAGTTGGTTGTTGAGTCATTGGAA GCCATGACCGAGACCGAGGCACTGGACATGAAAGCCGCGTTGGAATCCAGAGGGGAAGTCGAGTTCAAGGTGTGTACCCTTGGGAAGAATGTCACCATAAAGAAAAACATGGTTTCAATCAACATCGAGAAGAAAAAGGAGCACCAGAGGAAATTTACTCCTTCCGTCATAGAGCCATCCTTTGGGATCGGGCGCATCATATACTGCCTTTTTGAGCACTGCTTCTACCAAAGGCCTGGCAAGACCGAGGATGAGCAGCTAAACGTGTTCAGGTTTCCCCCTCTCGTTGCTCCAATAAAGTGCACCGTCTTTCCATTGGTCAAGCTCGAGAAAtttgaggctgttgccaagaagatCTCCAAGGCCCTGACAGCAGCTGGGATTTCACATATCATCGACATGACAG GTAATACAATAGGAAAACGGTACGCAAGGACGGATGAGATTGGTGTCCCCCTGGCGATCACGGTTGATCACACCACGAGCGTGACGGTGCGCGATCGTGACAGCAAGGACCAGATCCGCGTGGATGTGGACGAGGTGGCCTCGGTGGTGAAGGAAGTGACGGACGGGCAGAGCACCTGGGCTGACATCATGTGGAGGTACCCGGCTCACACGGCCTCGGCCGCCGACGAGGATGGGGCACAGCCCTGA